The sequence GGTACTGGGGCTTTGTGTAAGCGGCGTAGTAGTCTGACCATTTTGATTGCGGGTGATCAGAGCTGTTGGCGAAGAGTTTGACGGCCTTGACAGTTTCATCCCAGTCAGATGGAGACCACTCGCCGTCATGGTGGTGCTGCATAAAAGTTGCACCGATGAAGGCTTCACAGACATCGGCGACTGACTTGTCACCAAGGTTGTGGGTAAGCTTGAGCCAGTCATCCTCGCTCTTATTTACACCTTTGCCTCGGATGAGTTTTAGTCCTTCTGGGTACCAGGTGCGACTACGTTATATTAGCCAAACAAGGACGTGTCTGAAAGGGTGCGTACCGTGAGAATGCTTCAGTCCGTATGTAGTTGTAGAGTTGCAAGCCACGCTCCTGGCCATCGGCGAATTTGAACCTCTTCTTCCCTACTGCTGTTTCCATGAGATTCTGGTTACAGAGCATAAGCATACGGCGAACATGGAATTCAAACTCATTCTCATCAGGTTGCAACACGAAGGTTGAGATAGATGTCGCCATCTTCAGGAAACAATCTCCCAAGAATTCAAGACGCTCATAGTTGGGGCCCATGCCGCTTCTGAAATTGATCTTCTCCTCACCATGTTCTTCTGAGTTGTCCGAATCCTTCGTCAAGGCTTCAAGAGCAAGGGCTGGACTAACATTCAGGTCGACGTGCTTGCAAGCATCTATTGCAATGAGATAGCTCTCGAACCGGTGGATGATAGCTGGGAGAATATAGCACATGACTATGAACGGGGTGGCAATCTACAAATAGTCAGCATGCTAGTTTTGAGTGAGGAACGGAACACACACATTCGATATGCGCATAGGCTCAGGACAGATGACGGTTTTTAGGCTGCCCAGAGCCTTGTACTCTTTATCCTCTACGCGAGCAAGATGGTTGCGCCGGAAAGGAATCTTCTCAACTTCAAGGACGGGTTGGTCCTGGTGCCACCTCATGATATCCCTACTCCTTTGCCATTTGCTGTCTGAGTAGTCGAGAATACTGTCCATGAACTTCTGGTTCTGTCGCGGGATGTGTGCTGGAACAGGATCCTGTGGTTTCAGGTGGGTTGCGATGCGATCAGAATAAAACCTGCGGCCACCATTCATAGGGTCCACGATGTACTTGTCCACGAGGTCATCGTCAGAGACTCCTGGAGTCCATTGCCAATTCGGCTGCTCAGACACCTTGCGCATCTGCGGCATGTCTATGATGTCCTCGAGAGCGAAGTCCTTCACACTTCGTGAAAGAAGAGGGACTACCCAATACGACATCTTCTGAACGTCATACTCGTACGTCTTATTGTAGACATCTTCATAAATGCGCAAAGTAAACTTAGTGAGGATCTCAAGCATGTCTCCTGTGATCTTGAGCGGCATGGTCAGTGACTGCGAAACAACATTGGACGCCCTGCCATCAGTAAGATAGACAGGAAATGGCGGCAGCTGAGAAAAAGCCATCCGGGTCAGAATTCCTAGTGGTTGGTGGCGCCGATCCAGACCTGCATCGACATCAATGATAGTAAGAAATAGCTTCTCGGGAGAATGACCACGGCCCTGCTTCCAGAACTCTGGCTTGATGATCATAGGATAGTTTCCCTTCCTCTTCTCGCTGACAGCAAGTAGTGCGTTCCTCATAGCCGGAAGGTTCTTGAGGGTTGTAGGAAGTAGATTAGAGTCTAAAAAGCCTTTTTTGTGAAGCTCAAGGCACATGGCAAATGCTGCAGAGCACTTGGCGATCGTCTTCTTGCTCTCAACTTTGCCTACCATCGAGGTTATGGGCGAACATTCAGGCAGTATAACCTCGCATCGATAGCCTGAATGATGCGGGTCACGAGGATCAATACTGACTTCAGCACCGATGACGTAAGTAGGCTGTAGGTGCGTCTCGTGGTTGGGAGTCGGTAGTGTCGCTACAAAATGGTTGAGTACTGACAAACTCGACCGGTAAGTAAGCTTCGCGCCCGAGACCGGATCGACAAAGCTTGGGTAAAGCCTTTCTTCGAACGCTGTCAAGTCGCCTGGATCATCCAAATTGTCAAGGAGACGATCTCGTGCGATGCCTCTGCAGAAATTTCTCATAACAGTCTCGTCCAACCTAACCTGCATAAGTCGCTCACGATGATCGTTGTTCCCTTGTTCGAGCATGTGCAGGTATTTGGAGTTTCGATGTCTTGCACGACCTCTCGATTGTACGTAAGCAATCATAGTCCGGTAGAGGTCGAAGCGGACGACCAGATTGCACTGTGGTATATCGAGGCCTTCTTCTGCAACTGATGTAGCAAACGTACAGTTGAGCTCTCCCCTCCTGAACTTCGAGACGGTCAGAATTTGGGCTCGCAAAGAGATATGATGCTCTCCGGCGCGAGAGTTAATACCAACCAATGTGTCGCAGCGGAGGTTGGGTCCACCGATGCTTTCGAAAATCAGCTTGAGAAGTCGGGCAGTCTGGCGCTGCTCGACAAACACAATACACCGTGGCTCATCGCTGCGTCCGTAGTACAAGCTGAGCCACTCGTGTAGCTTCATGACTTTGGAGCTCAGATCGACGTCATTGAGCTGAGGTGTGCCAAAGTCATGTCCTTGTACGAAGATTGCGGCATCTTTGAGCCGCTGGAGTTTAGTGTCAAGCTCTTCAACGTTAACACGTTCTCTGTTCAGCCTGTTGTACTGATATTCTTCGCGCTGTTGGAGTTTGCGAGCTTGTTCATCTGCAAACGCGTAAGACCAATACATGTCCGACGCCCACCTGCCAAGCTCAGAGCCAATGCGCTTAGATGTGACAAAGAACTTGTGAAAGGCTTTGACATTGCCGTACTGCGCTTTGATCTTGATGTGGAACGGTGTCTCGAACTCGCTGCGCAATTTATTGTAGAGTGCGACGTGTTCGCTTGGGCGACTGATGTTATTCGCGGCGAGCGTAGCCTCGCTGACTGTGACGATCTTGGAGCAGAGCAACTTTTCAAGGCTGGCTGCAGCTTCAACCACAACGCCGGGTTTGAGGCCTCCAACATCTACTGGCGATGCCGTCATGCCAAACAGTTGAGGCCGCTTCAAAGGATCAGTCTCTTGTAAGTAAAAGTCCTTCATGATTCGAGCATAGGGATGGTTGTCTTTGGCATGGTGCGCTTCGTCGAAGATAAGCAGGTTGATGCGAGCTGTGCTGATGAAAGAGTGCATCAAACACTGTGCAAGGACTTCAGCAGTGCATACGATGACCATGTTTTTAGCGAAGTACGCATCCCAAGTTAGCTTTCGCCATAGACTAGCACCCATGGCACCGCAGACTGGTTCAACACCTTGGTCTAGGCCACAGCGCAGGACGTTCGCTTGCTGGAAAACGAGATTGACCGAATCAACCTGCTCAGTTTTAGCGACATCAAGCAAGCAACCAAGCAACCAAGCTCTATTCAGCTTACGAGGAAGAAGGCAGTCTTGTGCACATTGCCTTTAGCCCGGCTTTCTAGCTCCTCGTCGAGAACATGCTTGAGCAGGAGTGTGGCAATGTGGGTTTTGCCAGATCCAGTATCCAGTACCGCAATCGTGTTTTCACTCTTGGCTCTCTGAAATAACTCAGTCTGATAGTCGCGCGGATTTGTGATCCGGACGGCAGTCTCTTGGTTTGCAAGAATGTCTCGGATGGAGAGCTGCTCCTCGTTTGCGACCTTCAAAGCGGCCTCTTCAACCTCTCGTTGCGTAGAATGAGAACTTATGTTGGCAGCAAAGGCTTTCAGGATGTCATTCTGTGCTCGTCGTCTCTCTGAGGTCGTCTTGGGACCGTGGGCATGGGAATGATCAGCGCCAATATCCGagtcgtcatcgtcatctCGTTCTCGCACTTGAAGCTCTTCGATGTTGCTCTGCTGGAGATGCCTGCTACCATCTTCTGAAACTGATATGCCATCGCAAGAATGGTATTCGAGTTCTTGCTCTTCCTCCACGTTGGCCCACCCCATCTTGGCCTGTGAGGATTGGGTTGTCAAGAAGAGGGAGAGTATACGAGTGAGATACAACGAAAGTGAATATAATTGACTGTCGGAGGGAAGAGTTCCATTCAATCTTCCGGGTTTGAAGGTGAGAGAAGGCTATTCATGTTTGCGCAGACGCGTCTCGCTTCTGGCAAGCAAGCAAACGGAGCAAGCGCTCGCCACCACATTCCGCAGAGGTGAGAAGGCGCGCTCCCATATTCTCTGTGCTTGCAGCCATAGCGAAAGATTACGCCTTTTCCGGCTCTCTCTACAAGACAAGCTGAGCTTCTGATTACTTGCTCATGAAAGTGTTGATGAACGTAGTGGGCGTATGGCGGGGCACGCGACTTGCGCGGGGCAGATGTTTGTCATCAACGCCAACTCACGTGGAGCTTGCAGCTTCCTCCAACACCTGTCACCTCAACTTTCGACAGCTAAACCAATCTCAACATGGCTAGCGAGGACCAAAGTATTCGCGGATTATTCGCGAAGGCCGAGCGCGCACGGCAGGAGCTGAGCGCCGCATACGAGCCGAATAGTCCTACATACCAAGAAAATCTCACCAACACCATTGCCACGTACATTCAATGTCTGAAGAAGGCCGAGGATTTCTCGTTATTCAGCCCTAACGAGACCCTTGAAGATATAACCTCGTCTGACATCCAGTATGTACATAATGCCAGTCTGTTCTCGTGCTTCCCGCTCACATCTATGCCTAGATACATGGCCATCAACTACCATCTGGCCGAACTCATCCAGAAGGTCTTCACCCCTGAGGTTTCAGCAAGAAAGGAGCATCTCATACAGGCAAGAGCACGATACGAGCGTTTCTTGAAGCTGCTTGATTCATACGACATGCTTGGCAAAGGCGACGTTAAACTCTTCGAGTCGTACAATGAAGACAAGCAGAATTTCTCCACAGTCAGCACAAAAGACGCTGCTGCAAGGAGAGATGTGAAGATTGCGAGGTTcagggaagagaaggaattGAAGCGGAAGCTCGAGGTTTGTACAAGAACATAAGAACACGCGCGGAAAGCTCGGTGCTAACATGTCTATGATTAGTACTTGCAACAAAACCCGAAGCTTGCAGAGCAGGACGACCAAGTTGTTCGAGACCTGAACTTGACCAACATTGCGTTTATGGTGCACCAGACATTCCAGTCGCTCGAGTCACTCGCTCAAGAGCTACACATCATCTCATTAGCACCACCTGCACTTCCATCGGGGCAGCATGCACGTCCACAAGACGGTCGTGAGGATGGAAGAGATAAGGATGGCTACTCAGAGCGTCTTGATGGTCAGGTCGGAGGCCTCCGCTATTCCGGGCCCATTCTTAGCAGCGACGGAAAACCCATGCGGCCTTTCACACTTCTGGACACCCGCCAGACTTTGAAGAAGAACGTGTTCCGACCTGATCACAGCTTGCCTACTATGACGATAGACGAATATCTTGAGGAGGAGAAGCGTCGCGGAGGCATCATCGAGGGTGGAGGCCCGCAGTCAGAAGTCCGACCTGAGCCTAACGAGGACGACTTCGACGCAGCTGATGCCGAGACAATGAAGGCACGCGCGTGGGACGAGTACGTCGAGGAGAATCCTAAGGGCTCCGGCAACACAATCAACAGAGGCTAGATGCAGTAAGACGTACGACTAGATACCCCAGCAAACAACAATCGACATTCAGTCGCTTTCCTTCAAACGCGTCCTATTTACAGTCGATACGGCGCTAGTACAGGCCATCTGGCCAGTGTTGACTCGTACAAGGCTTTGGATAAAACATTGTAGCCCTTCTTGTCAAGATGCAGGCCATCAGTGAAATAGCCCTCGCCAAAGTCTCTTGTCCCATATAGCCCCGAACCCGGCAGCCTATCTTCGTCGTAGACCTCCCCAACCTCCCGCAGCCTCGTCCTTACCAAATCGCCCCAGAAGTCTAACCCAAGCACCCGCTCCGTCTCGTCGTACTCTTTTGCGATCTGCACAATCCGCTCGGCATATCTCTTCTTACTCATGTACGTCCTATAGCCCTTTTGCTTCCTCTTCAATTCATTGCGTTCCCTAACCTCGTTGTCTCCAAAGTGTCTTATGCCTGGACTGGGAATATCGATGGGTGGCGGTGTAATCAGAACTATCTTTGTGTCGGACATAGCATCCTGCGTTAGGATCGTTTCAACGAAGAAGCGGATGTTGTCCTCAAAGATAGGAAGGGGGACATATTCGGTGCCGCCAACGAAGCATGCATCATTTGCGCCGAGAAAGATGGTAAAGAGGAGAGTTCGTGGTGCTTCGGGAGCTATGGCACGGGCGATTATGCGGTTGAAGTCCGAGAGCAGTCGCGTAGATGTGTAGCTGATCTTGTCAGGTTGTATGGTTCATGTACATGTGCTAGCACAGGACTCGGGCGTACCCTGCTTGACCTGTTCGTGTGTCAGCTTGACACATCTTCATGGCCATATTTGGATTTCAGTCCAATAAGCAGGTTTAGATACCTTGGTTCTGAATGCGAGCTTTCGAGTGGTACTTTTGCTCCAGCGCCCATCCAAAACCCTCATGGTGCTCGTCGAAGCTCCATTCGGTCAGAGAGTCGCCGAACAGAACAAATTCTGGAGTTTGTGTAGACATGGCAGCGATCTCACATCTATCAGATTGCGTTTGCTTACGCAGAGATAACAATTTGCTCGTGTGAAGTGTCAAGAAGGCTGAAAACCGGCAGCCTCAAGGCAACAGGACTAGCCCAATGGAGACACATAGGCGCGCTAGACGTGGGGTGTGCAGAAGCTCAGGTAGAGGGAACTGAACGGCAATCTTTACTTCCATTCATGTTACTAAATTTTTCGCTATGGGTCTTCTCAAGGAACCATAATCAAAGGCTTTTCTCTGTTCGTCAAATCTACCTTCCGTCTTCGAAGCCCGGAACAGGATGGATTTTGGTAGTGGCTGCGACCTTAATACCTAGGTAAATAGGATATTCGCGGACTGGAAGAAGACCTAAAGGCCTTCACAGTGAGAAAAAGCTTGGGATCTGTCTGAACTATTCGAAGTTACGTACATTGTACCTTTTAAACTGGCAACGACTTCTGCATAGCGTACCACATGATCATGACGCTGGTCCAATTGTGCACATGATTACGTCTTCATGCCAGCCATTCGAACCACACCTTTGCCGCAGACTTTGAAAGTAAAACATCTCCTCCAAGGACCTCGTTTCTTTCTTCGTGAGACGTTCGTCAAAGTCTACGCGAACATCTACGCGAAACTTATCAGGCCGCTCCAGGTACCTCTGAGCGCCTCCTGCAGCTCTTTCACCTGTGCCTCAAGTCGCTGCACCTTCACCACCAGCGTCTCCACATGCGAAACCAGCACCGAGTTCACACTGTCCGTGCTTTGCAGGTCGAAGGTCGTTTCGTTGAACCTCGCGTCCGGATCACCTTCCAGCGACGTAGTTTGAAAGAGCCGCCCCACCAGCGCAGTGTTCAGGGTACGCTCATGCCGGTGGAGAGAATCCAGGTCGTTGAGAATCCGGCGATCGTAGTTACGGCTGGTCTGAAGAGTGTTGATTTTAGTTTGTTCGGTCTTCTGGGAGGCTTCGGGATGGTTCATGCGCGCCATGATCGCAGTGTCGACGATTGCACCGAGTTTTGAGTCGACGCGCGCGCTGATCTCGCGGACTATGTATGCCTTGATTGTAGTGTTGTTGGGAAATGGCGCTGCGTTTGTCGAGTATGGCGCTTGTGCAGAGTGGTGCCCTAGATCGAGCATTTCCTGAACGTGCTGTTCCATAGTGTCTATTGTATTGAGGAGTGATGATCCAACCCAGCTTTCGGTCTTTTCAGCGGATTCACGTTCGTGATGATCTAGCTCCGTCTCATGTCTGGTCTTCGAAGAGGGTGTCTTTTTGAACCTGTGTTGTCCCTTGACTCGAGGCATTGCCATCAGTGAGAGACTACGGAGTAAACGAGGGTCAACCATGGAGCTGCGGTGTGTCGAGCCGAGCATAAACACGTGCAGGTGAGCTGTGGGTGATGCGTTGGTAGGGTCAAGGGAGGTCGGTGCTGGTGAATTAGTAGGCGACGTGACGGGAGTGCAGTGAAAGGGCGTATGGCTCACGTGAAGCCTTTTGATGACTGCTTCCACTTTGTGCCAAAGCTAACTATATCAATCATCTTCGCGGCTGAACTCTTGACATAaatctttacttctactTGAAATACAAAACTCGGTATTTGCATGCCGCTCTCACGTCTAAGAGCTGAACAGGAATACCTGCGCATCTAGACTTGCTGCTTAACGGTTGAGTATCTTGACACGGCCCGACATGGTTCAAGGTATCAGTCCTTCAGTACCGACCTGATACCTCTCCAACGTCATCTCCCATTCACTTCCGTTGCCAATTTGAGGGTTATAGGGCGGCGTGCCTATCCTACTGCTTAGATACATCGGCCAGTGTTTAGCATAAAAGCCACAGATAGTCAGGTTTCCTTTCACCCTAAGCGCACCCAATGCCCTGACAAATGTCAAGCTCTTGCCCAAACCCGGCATGGTGGGTGCTGTTGACTCATGGTCCCAATCCCAGTAAACCTGCAGATCTTGGATGTTGGTCGCTTCCCGGCTCAATTTGTCGAATAGTTGACACCATGCGTGGGTTGTGGGTGCGTCGTCAGTCGCTGGGCAGTAAATGAAAAGTTCGGTAATGAGTGCTGCGTTGTTAGTGTTGATCCAGGTCAACAGTGCATCTGGATGTGAGACATTGACGGTGAGAGACGGCAGTAACCACTTTGGAGCATCGTTCAGAGTTGTCATAGCTTGGAGCAGAGGATCAGTTCCCTCTCCCCAGTGGACACCTTGGGATGCGTCAAAGAAAACACAAGGCTTGCTGTGCAGGCTTGTACCGGACTGGGAAGGACCTGGTACTGCGTTCATTGTGATTATCATGGCCTTGGTGCGTCGATGCGCTTCTCTTGTACGAGCCAGACGAAGCCGTTTGCTGGTCAGAGAGTGCGCATTGAGCGTGTGACATGATCATCTTCGGTCTGTGTGCCAGATCCTTTTCGGTCGGTGTGCTAGATCGCAGGACTTTAGCAGAGCTGCCTGATCCTGCGGTAAGTTTGATGCACACAATCAACATTCAAGCGGGCGTGCGCAATAGTATATGCAAGGTGATGCTCACAAATGGCTCTCAGCAGCCTCGTCGAGACCGGCTGGAGAAGATCACCGGAGAATAAGTGCAGTCCTATCATGGTCTCCAACTTTAGCGCGAAGTCCTCAGTATGGTTGAGTGTCCACGTTGGAGAGCAGGCTTGGAGGTGTGTGCTTCGGCGCCAGATC is a genomic window of Ascochyta rabiei chromosome 16, complete sequence containing:
- a CDS encoding Dicer-like protein 1, coding for MGWANVEEEQELEYHSCDGISVSEDGSRHLQQSNIEELQVRERDDDDDSDIGADHSHAHGPKTTSERRRAQNDILKAFAANISSHSTQREVEEAALKVANEEQLSIRDILANQETAVRITNPRDYQTELFQRAKSENTIAVLDTGSGKTHIATLLLKHVLDEELESRAKGNVHKTAFFLVDSVNLVFQQANVLRCGLDQGVEPVCGAMGASLWRKLTWDAYFAKNMVIVCTAEVLAQCLMHSFISTARINLLIFDEAHHAKDNHPYARIMKDFYLQETDPLKRPQLFGMTASPVDVGGLKPGVVVEAAASLEKLLCSKIVTVSEATLAANNISRPSEHVALYNKLRSEFETPFHIKIKAQYGNVKAFHKFFVTSKRIGSELGRWASDMYWSYAFADEQARKLQQREEYQYNRLNRERVNVEELDTKLQRLKDAAIFVQGHDFGTPQLNDVDLSSKVMKLHEWLSLYYGRSDEPRCIVFVEQRQTARLLKLIFESIGGPNLRCDTLVGINSRAGEHHISLRAQILTVSKFRRGELNCTFATSVAEEGLDIPQCNLVVRFDLYRTMIAYVQSRGRARHRNSKYLHMLEQGNNDHRERLMQVRLDETVMRNFCRGIARDRLLDNLDDPGDLTAFEERLYPSFVDPVSGAKLTYRSSLSVLNHFVATLPTPNHETHLQPTYVIGAEVSIDPRDPHHSGYRCEVILPECSPITSMVGKVESKKTIAKCSAAFAMCLELHKKGFLDSNLLPTTLKNLPAMRNALLAVSEKRKGNYPMIIKPEFWKQGRGHSPEKLFLTIIDVDAGLDRRHQPLGILTRMAFSQLPPFPVYLTDGRASNVVSQSLTMPLKITGDMLEILTKFTLRIYEDVYNKTYEYDVQKMSYWVVPLLSRSVKDFALEDIIDMPQMRKVSEQPNWQWTPGVSDDDLVDKYIVDPMNGGRRFYSDRIATHLKPQDPVPAHIPRQNQKFMDSILDYSDSKWQRSRDIMRWHQDQPVLEVEKIPFRRNHLARVEDKEYKALGSLKTVICPEPMRISNIATPFIVMCYILPAIIHRFESYLIAIDACKHVDLNVSPALALEALTKDSDNSEEHGEEKINFRSGMGPNYERLEFLGDCFLKMATSISTFVLQPDENEFEFHVRRMLMLCNQNLMETAVGKKRFKFADGQERGLQLYNYIRTEAFSRRTWYPEGLKLIRGKGVNKSEDDWLKLTHNLGDKSVADVCEAFIGATFMQHHHDGEWSPSDWDETVKAVKLFANSSDHPQSKWSDYYAAYTKPQYQVAESTASQLDLARKIEAKHPYKFKYPRLLRSAFVHPSQPFMWEQIPNYQRLEFLGDALLDMAFIMHLFYAYPDKDPQWLTEHKTPMVSNKFLGAVCVKLGWHTHMRQNTAILSSQIRDYVTEVEEAEREAAGAVDYWVGVSEPPKCLADVIEAYVAALFVDSEFNFNVVRHFFTLHLLPFFQDMTLQAYETFASNHPTTRLGRLLSVVFGCSDWRMAALETETCIPGKGKAVAAMVMVHSKVVFHSLGQSGRYARVRASQAALEKLDGLPPYEFRSRYGCDCVDEGEGEGEGTGTGEKARAMKERIGLSI
- a CDS encoding Type 2A phosphatase-associated protein 42 — translated: MASEDQSIRGLFAKAERARQELSAAYEPNSPTYQENLTNTIATYIQCLKKAEDFSLFSPNETLEDITSSDIQYMAINYHLAELIQKVFTPEVSARKEHLIQARARYERFLKLLDSYDMLGKGDVKLFESYNEDKQNFSTVSTKDAAARRDVKIARFREEKELKRKLEYLQQNPKLAEQDDQVVRDLNLTNIAFMVHQTFQSLESLAQELHIISLAPPALPSGQHARPQDGREDGRDKDGYSERLDGQVGGLRYSGPILSSDGKPMRPFTLLDTRQTLKKNVFRPDHSLPTMTIDEYLEEEKRRGGIIEGGGPQSEVRPEPNEDDFDAADAETMKARAWDEYVEENPKGSGNTINRG